The Bacteroidales bacterium genomic interval TCCCTAAAGTTAAATCAAAGTCAAATTTTTTTAGTCAATACAGAGGCATTGCAAAAGGATTTTGGAATACGGATGCACAAGAATACATTAATAACTTGAGAGATGCAGACAGGTTTTAAAAGTGTTTTTATTGATACTGCATTGTTCATTTATTTGTTGGAAGACAGCCCTGATTACGGTAATAAATCTGAAAACTTCTTTTCTTTTTGTATGAGCAAAAATATTGCAATGCATACAGGATTAATAACTTATTTAGAATTTTGCGTAAAACCATACAGAGAAAACAATTTGATATTAATTGACAAATTCAAAGAATTGATTAAGTGTTCCGGTATTAATATGTCAGAGACATTAACATTATTTGATTGTGATATAGCATCAAAGCTACGAGCAGAAAACATAAGTTTGAAAAATTTTGATGCAATACAAATTGCAACAGCATTAAACAATAATTGTGATATTTTTATGAGTAATGATAAAAAACTTAAAACTGTAAAAGACATAAAAATTTATACATTAGATGATTGGCAAATACAATCAGTAAAATAATTTCAGAATAGACATCAGAGACTATAGAAAATCAAAATAAACAATTTTTTTACACCTCTGTTTATTAATATTTAACAGATACTGCTTTGTGAAGTTTCTTTTGAACATACGATTGACAATTCTTGATATATACATTATCAAGAAATTTTTAGGAACATTTATTTTCTCAATAATATTGATTATTGCTTTAGCAATTATTATAGACCTGTCAGAAAAAATTGATTCTTTTATAGAAAAACAAGTTCCCATAAATGAAATCATTTTTGACCATTATTTTAACTTCATTCCTTATTATACAAATTTATTTCTCTTCTTGTTTGTTTTTATTTCTGTTGTATTTTTTACATCAAAAATGGCAGAAAATTCTGAAATCATTTCTATTATCGGAAGCGGTATAAGTTTTAACAGATTGATGTATCCGTATTTTATATCGGCATTTGTTTTAGCTGTTGCATCATTTATGTTAAGTAATTTTATAATTCCGCCGGCTAACAGAATTCGTTTAGATTTTGAAAACACATATATAAACGGAACATATTATAACAGTGACAGGAACATACATAAACAAATAAGCCCCGGAGTATTCATATATATGGAAAACTTCAATACTATGTCAAATAGCGGGAATAAATTCTCAATTGAAAATTTTAAAGGAAACGATCTTAAATCAAAATTAATATCTAAAAGAGTAAAATGGGACAGCACAATAAGTAAATGGAGTGTTTTTGATTATTTCATCAGGGATATATCCGGTAATAAAGAAGTTATAACTTCCGGAAAAAGAATTGACACTTTTTTGAGCATTACACCCGAAGATTTCCAACGTCGTGATACAGAAAAATCGACAATGGATTATACTGAACTGAACTCATTTATTGATGATATAAGATTAAGAGGCGAAACAAATATTAATACTTACTTACTGGAAAAACATCAACGAACAGCTTTTCCTTTTTCTACATTTATTCTGACATTAATGGGTGTGTCATTAGCTTCACGGAAAAGCAAAGGCGGTACCGGAATTAAAATGGGCTTAGGATTCTTACTAAGTTTTCTTTATATTTTCTTTATGCAAATTGCCGCACAGTTTTCAATAAAAGGCGGATTATCTCCTTTATTAGCCGCTTGGATACCTAATTTTATATTTGCAATGGTTGCCTTTTTCCTTTACCGAATTGCACCAAAATAAAGTTAAGGGCACTCCTAAAATATTCCGAATCTTGCCGAATTTCCCAAAGATTCCTCAATTCTTAAAAGTTGATTGTATTTTGCAATGCGGTCTGTTCTTGATGCAGAACCGGTCTTTATTAATCCGACATTTAAAGCAACTGCTAATTCAGCAATAGTTGTATCTTCTGTTTCTCCGGAACGATGACTTATAATTATGTTAAAACCGCTTTTCTTTGCAAGATCAACTGTGTTGATAGTCTCTGTAAGTGTACCTATTTGGTTTAGCTTAATAAGAATTGAATTTGCAGCATATTCATTAATCCCTTTAATTAATCGTTCGGGATTTGTGGCAAATAAATCATCACCTACAATTTGGATTTTATCTCCGATTCTTTCATTTAATAATTTCCAAGCATCCCAATCGTCTTCATGCAAACCGTCTTCTATTGATGCAATCGGATATTTATCCGTTAATTTATCCCAATAATCAATCAGCTCATCTGAAGTCAAATCTTTATTTTGGGATTTAAACCGGTACAATTTCTTTTTCTCATCATAAAATTCAGATGCAGCTGCATCAATAGCCAAAACGAAATCTTTTCCGGCTTTATATCCTGCATTTTCAATCGCTTTCAAAATCAACTCAACAGCCTCATCATCTGATTTTAAATCAGGTGCAAAACCGCCTTCATCACCGACATTAACAGACAAACCTTCTTTTTTCAATACTTCCTTTAAATGATGAAAAACTTCAGTTCCCATTCTCAGTGCTTCACTAAATTGATTTGCTCCTACAGGCATTATCATAAACTCTTGAATATCAAGATTATTATCTGCATGAGAACCGCCGTTTAAAATATTCATCATAGGAATGGGCAATGTATCAGCACTTACACCTCCAATATATCGAAATAATATTTGCCTCGAAGTCAAAGCAGCAGCTTTTGCTACAGCAAGAGATACGCTTAAAATTGCATTTGCACCAAGATTTGATTTATTATCTGTTCCGTCTAATTGAATCATGGCTGCATCAATTCCGCTTTGATCTGTTACAAATGCGCCTCTCAATTCATCATTCAGAATTTTGTTGACATTTGCAACTGCTCTTAAAACACCTTTTCCCATATATTTTCCGGGATCTTTGTCGCGTAATTCAACTGCCTCATATTTTCCTGTTGATGCACCCGACGGAACAGATGCTCTTCCCATTATTCCTTGATTAGTGAATACATCAGTTTCTATGGTAGGATTTCCTCTCGAATCCAAAATTTGTCTTGCTTTAATTTGTGCTATTTGTGACATCTTATATATATTATTGCATTGTTAAATTGTTGCATTGTTAATTGTTGCATTACTGAATTATTATAAACGACATATTTATTTGCTTTAAAAAAACAAATTCTTTTGATAAAAATTTGTTCATAAAATTGAATTTTTTGTTGCGAGTTGCGGGTTGCAAGTGCCTGTAAAATCAATTCGTGCTGAAAAACTCGTAACCCGCAACTTGCAACTATTTTTTCCAACTACGATGCTATTTTATGCAATAACAGCAATTATATATGACGTTTACTTATATATTGACATTACTTTGAACCCCGAAACAAGTGCGGGGCAGGCTTTTGAACTTTTTTAATCTTCTTCAACAATCAATTTATACCCTACTCCGTGTTTATTTATAATTTTAATTCTTGGGTCGGCTTGCAGCAATTTTCTTAATTTTGTAATATAAACATCCATGCTTCTTGCATTAAAATAATTATCACCTCCCCAAACTACTTTCAATGCACTATCCCTTCTCATTAATGAATTTTGGTGTTGGCATAATAACTTTAAAAGATCAGATTCTTTAGAAGTTAATTTGCTAATTTTTTTTTCATTTATCTTTAAAATTTGTGTGTTTGAATCAAATATTACAAGACCTATTTGAAAAATCTTCTGTTCTCCCGTTGTATCTCTTCCTGTTCTTCTCATTACAGCTTCAATTCTGTATAATAATTCTTCCATATTAAAAGGTTTTGTAATATAATCATCAGCACCAATTTTAAAACCTTTCAAAACATCTTCTTTTAATACTTTTGCTGTTAAAAAGATTACAGGAATATCTTTATTCATAGATTTGATATTTTTAGCCAATTCAAAACCGTCTTTTTTAGGCATCATAACATCCAATATACAAAGATCATATTTCTTTTTCATGTATGCTTTGTACGCTTCATCGCCATCAATAAACAAATCAGTTTCAAATTTTTTTGCTTCGAGATATTGTTTAAGAAGAGACCCCAAATTTACATCGTCTTCAGCGAGTAATATTTTTATTTTATTCATTTGTTTATACTTAAAGATTGTTTATATTATTCAATAATTTCATTTAAAGGCAAATTCAATATGAAACTTGTACCTGCACCAAGTTCGCTTTTTACTGATATGCTCCCGTTATGCTCATCAATTATTCTTTTTACATAACTCAATCCAAGACCGAACCCTTTTACATCGTGAATATTTCCTGTAGGAACTCTGTAAAACTTATTAAATATTTTTTTTTGCCCTTCCTTGCTTATTCCTACACCATTATCCGAAATAATTATAAGAATAAATTCGCCGTTTGTCTTACTACTTACTTTTATTCTCGGAGGAATATTATCTTTAGAATATTTTACGGCATTATCCAAAAGATTAAAGAATATATTAGTCAAATGTAATTTATCTCCTTTAATATTATAATGATCAGCTCTTAAATCTGTTAAAATCTCACCTCCTTTCGTTTTCACTTTTATATCTGTAATTAAAACAGCTTGTTTAATAATATTATGAATATCAACATCTTGTATATTATAGTGAATGTTTCCTTTTTCAAATAATGAAATTTGTAATACTTTTTCGATTTGAAATTCCAAACGTTTGCTTTCATCCCCAATAATTTTAGTTACAGATAAAATCTCGTCTTTATCAATATTTATACTGTTATCACTTAACATTTGCGAAGCTAAGGAAATTGTTGAAACAGGTGTCTTTAATTCATGGGTCATATTATTTATGAAATCATTTTTAAGTTCAGATAATTTTCTTTGTTTTAATATAAGATATATAATTAACGAAAAAGTAATTGTAATAATTATTGTAATGATGATTGAAATAATCATTTCTCTCGGAATATTATTCGGAAGAATTTTATTTCCGGCTTTAAAATAAACAACGAGAAAATATCTTGAAGAAAGGATATCATTAGGGAATAATTGTATTTCATAAGTTTGCTTCACATAATCCAAACTGAATCCTTTGGATTTGATTCTATATTCATTCATTTCATCTTTTACACCAAAAAAGTAAGATTGCTTAATATTATTCTTTTTAAATGAATTTAAAATAACTTGTTCTATTTGAACGGCATCTAATCGTTTTTCAATCTTAGTTTCTCCGGAAATCATTCTATTCAGAATGTCCTGAATAAATATTGTTTTCTTACTGATATTTGCAATTATTCTTTCTTTTAAGTCTTCCTGAGTAAACTCATCATAGCTCCCGAGAGAATCTTGAGTTTCGGCATCTATTCGATATAACGAATCGCCTTGTAAATAATAAATACTTGGTTGATTTTGCGTTGTACCATTTTCAACAAAATCATTATCTTCAACAAAATTTTCTTCAAACAAAAACTTACTTCCGGGCAATCCTGTATTGTCTTTACTGAAAGGTACAGAAGATTGTGTGATTTGTAACAATGCTTCCCTTTCTTCGGCAGTTTTCACAACTTCAAACAAAGCTTTATTCACACTTTCCGTGAATTTTTGTTCCTCAATAATCATAGCATTTTCTATCCAAGCTGCTTGCACTAATATCAATAATGCAACAGTTGCTGTCATTATACCCGTTAACAAGCTTATGTATTTCTTACGCATATGCTAATACTCTTTAATAAAACGGTTCTACTGTTATTTTAGTGGTTGATTTTAACTAAATTCCTAATCATAATGTTGGTTATAATATTAGGAACTGTTAAGAAATAACTTTTACAATCGCTGTGCCAGTTGTTTAACAATAATATTTTTCCAATCAGTAAATGTTCCTTTAATTATTTTTTCTCTTGCAACTCTCACAAGATCAAGATAAAATGCAAGATTATGAATACTTGCAATTTGTGCCGCCAATCGTTCTTCACTCTTCATTAAATGACGCAAGTATGCTTTGGAATAATAAGTATCAACAAATGAAGTTCCGTTTTCATCAATCGGTGAAAAATCATTCTCCCACTTTTTATTTTTAATGTTAATCCTTCCTTCCCACGTGAAAAGCATCCCATTTCTGCCGTTTCTTGTAGGCATCACACAATCAAACATATCGGTTCCCAGTGCAATCCCTTCCAATATGTTTTCAGGAGTCCCTACACCCATCAAATATCTCGGTTTATCTTCAGGCAATATGTTATTAACTACCTCCAGCATTTCATACATAATCTCTGTTGGTTCTCCGACAGACAAACCACCTATTGCATTACCTTCTCTTTCAAAAGATGCAATTGTTTCTGCAGATTGAATTCGCAGGTCTTTGTATGTACCTCCTTGTAAAATCGGGAAATATGCTTGTTTATAACCATATTTTCCTTCAGTTTCATCAAATCTTTTGATTCCTCTTTTAAGCCACCTGTGTGTTAAATGCATAGAATCTTTTGCATACTTATAATCTGACGGATAAGGAAGGCATTCATCTAAAGCCATTATGATATCAGCACCAATACTTCTTTGCGTATCTACTACATTTTCCGGCGTAAACAAATGCTTTGAGCCGTCAATATGCGAACGAAAAGTAACACCTTCTTCTTTAATCTTACGTATTTCTGATAATGAAAATACTTGATAACCTCCACTGTCTGTCAAGATTGGTTTATCCCAAGATATGAATTTATGTAAACCTCCCGCTTGCTCAAGAATATCAATTCCGGGCCTTAAATAAAGATGATATGTATTCCCCAAAATTATTTGTGCTTTAATATCTTCTTCCAACTCTCTTTGATGAACAGCCTTAACTGAACCGATTGTACCAACAGGCATAAAAATCGGTGTCTCTATTTTTCCGTGATCAGTAGAAATAATCCCTGTTTTTGCACTTGATTTTTTATCTTTGTTTAATATTTCAAACTTCATCTTATATTATTATCTTATGAAACTTTGTTTTTTTAGCAAAGTTTTACTTATCCGGATTGGTTATGTGTGGGTATTGAATTGTTTATTTGTTTAATTGTTTATATGTTTATGCCAAAAACGGATTAAATTTGATTTTTGAGAAACTATTCCTTTTTGATTATCAGCTAAAAAAATTGAACAATTCAAACATTTACACCAATGTTGATTAATTTTTTTTTTAGCTTCGCTAATATAAGTTATCACTGAAAAATTATAAAAAAGGTAAAATTAATGAATAAAAGTGAGAAAAAGAGATTAAAATTCAGTTTAATACCTCCGGTATTTTTCTTGCTTATTATGTGGGTTGTAAAAATACTTGAATATTCATTTGACAATAATTGGTTTGTTTACGGAATTTTCCCTTTGAAAGTTAAAAATCTTACAGGTATTCTTTTTTCCCCTTTTCTTCATGGCGATTTTGATCATTTAATTTCAAATTCAATTCCGTTTTTATTCTTAGGTACTGCATTGTTCTATTTTTACAGAAAATTTGCCTATAAAGTTTTTTTTTTCATATACTTATTATCAGGTTTTTGGGTTTGGATTGCAGCAAGAGAAGTATATCATATAGGAGCAAGCGGTATGGTTTACGGTTTGGCGTCTTTTTTATTTTTTTCAGGTTTGATTCATAAAAACAGGGCTTTAGCTTCTTTATCTTTAATTATTGTTTTTTTATACGGAAGTATGATATGGGGTGTACTTCCCATTTTTGAAGGAATGTCATGGGAATCACATTTATTCGGTGCTGTAACAGGATTAATTTTATCGCTTGGTTTTGCTCGAAAACAAACATTTATTAATCCGATTGAAACAGAAACATTTGATGAATTGGATGAGTTTTCAGAACCTTCAATCAGTGATGATGATTATACAAAAATTCATTACTTTTATACAGAGGAAGAATAATTAAGCAGGGTATAGACAGGCTCGTTCCACTAACGTCAGAAATCCTGACCTGTCGTAGTTTAATCTGTTGTAAAAATATTGAGTCCACTCCAAAAAGAATATTTACGCCACGAATTCACGAATAAAAAATTACAACATTCTGTCTGTCAGATGCTTATGGTTGGTAAGATTTCACAAATTTACGAAAACTTTGTTTTCGGAGTGGACTCAAATAAGACAACTGCGAAGTTCTCACTGAAAGTAATTCCGGTTTACGAATAAACATCAATAACTAACTGATAACCATACTTTGGGTCAGGAGTTCTGATATTTCGATAATCACACTATGGAATTTCGGAATATTGGAAAAACGATTTATTCAATAAGTCTAATAAAAAAACCTCCGAGAAATTCTCGGAGGTTTAAATTAAATATAAATTCGTTTTAAAAACCAAATAAATAACCTACTGAAAGACCAAAAAATATGTTTTTACTACTCGCGTCTCCTGAAATAGGATCACCGTCTTCATTATCAGGATAAGTATCAGGTCCACTATATAAATCACTGCTTGTATTAATAAAGTTAGCTAAACCCATTCCAACATTTGCTTCAACAAAAACGCCTGAAAAAGAAGTACCAACACCTAAATTTAAACCAAAATCAACTTTATTAAACATATCATTTTCAGTTCCGTCTTCAAAATCAGCAAAATTATCTTCTTCATCAAATACTGTTGTTTCGTCTCCAACTGTCATTTCTCCGTTAGTTTTACAGCTGAGAGCATAGCCGAAATAAGGTCCGACAAATACATACGCAGGTCCGAAACCGGCTTTTGCACTTACTCCGACATTAAGATAGTCTACATTAGTTTTCATGTCAATAGTCATATCATCTTCATCAGAATAAAAATCTACACCCAGTTGAGTGTAACCAATATCAAGTCTTAAATTCAATAAATCAGATAAGCCGTATTCTCCGACTAAACCTGCATTAAAACCGTTAGCCAACTTATAACCATCCGGTACCCAATAATTTGTTAAATAACCGGACATGCCATAACCTACTTTTACACCAATTTTTTGAGCGCTCATAGTGAATACAAATAATACTGCAACACTTAATAAAAATAATTTCTTCATAATTGTATATTTTAAATTAAACTTTCGACAAAGATAAAAAATAAAATAAAAAAACATCAAAATTTGAAAATATGTTATAATCAATTAGAGTATAGAATAGGTTCATTCCGCTAATATAAAAAACCTCCGAGAAATACTCGGAGGTTTAAATTAAATATAAATTCGTTTTAAAAACCGAATAAATAACCTACTGAAAGACCAAAAAATATGTTTTTACTACTTGCGTCTCCTGAAATAGGATCACCGTCTTCATTATCAGGATAAGTATCAGGTCCACTATATAAATCACTGCTTGTATTAATAAAGTTAGCTAAACCCATTCCAACATTTGCTTCAACAAAAACGCCTGAAAAAGAAGTACCAACACCTAAATTTAAACCAAAATCAACTTTATTAAACATATCATTTTCAGTTCCGTCTTCAAAATCAGCAAAATTATCTTCTTCATCAAATACTGTTGTTTCGTCTCCAACTGTCATTTCTCCGTTAGTTTTACAGCTGAGAGCATAGCCGAAATAAGGTCCGACAAATACATACGCAGGTCCGAAACCGGCTTTTGCACTTACTCCGACATTAAGATAATCAATATTAGTTTTCATTTCAACAGTCATATCATCCTCTTCGTCATAATAATCCGTACCTAATTGATTGTAACCAATATCAAGTCTTAAACTCAATAAATCAGATAAGCCGTATTCTCCGACTAAGCCTGCATTA includes:
- a CDS encoding PIN domain-containing protein, with amino-acid sequence MQTGFKSVFIDTALFIYLLEDSPDYGNKSENFFSFCMSKNIAMHTGLITYLEFCVKPYRENNLILIDKFKELIKCSGINMSETLTLFDCDIASKLRAENISLKNFDAIQIATALNNNCDIFMSNDKKLKTVKDIKIYTLDDWQIQSVK
- a CDS encoding LptF/LptG family permease is translated as MKFLLNIRLTILDIYIIKKFLGTFIFSIILIIALAIIIDLSEKIDSFIEKQVPINEIIFDHYFNFIPYYTNLFLFLFVFISVVFFTSKMAENSEIISIIGSGISFNRLMYPYFISAFVLAVASFMLSNFIIPPANRIRLDFENTYINGTYYNSDRNIHKQISPGVFIYMENFNTMSNSGNKFSIENFKGNDLKSKLISKRVKWDSTISKWSVFDYFIRDISGNKEVITSGKRIDTFLSITPEDFQRRDTEKSTMDYTELNSFIDDIRLRGETNINTYLLEKHQRTAFPFSTFILTLMGVSLASRKSKGGTGIKMGLGFLLSFLYIFFMQIAAQFSIKGGLSPLLAAWIPNFIFAMVAFFLYRIAPK
- the eno gene encoding phosphopyruvate hydratase, encoding MSQIAQIKARQILDSRGNPTIETDVFTNQGIMGRASVPSGASTGKYEAVELRDKDPGKYMGKGVLRAVANVNKILNDELRGAFVTDQSGIDAAMIQLDGTDNKSNLGANAILSVSLAVAKAAALTSRQILFRYIGGVSADTLPIPMMNILNGGSHADNNLDIQEFMIMPVGANQFSEALRMGTEVFHHLKEVLKKEGLSVNVGDEGGFAPDLKSDDEAVELILKAIENAGYKAGKDFVLAIDAAASEFYDEKKKLYRFKSQNKDLTSDELIDYWDKLTDKYPIASIEDGLHEDDWDAWKLLNERIGDKIQIVGDDLFATNPERLIKGINEYAANSILIKLNQIGTLTETINTVDLAKKSGFNIIISHRSGETEDTTIAELAVALNVGLIKTGSASRTDRIAKYNQLLRIEESLGNSARFGIF
- a CDS encoding response regulator transcription factor produces the protein MNKIKILLAEDDVNLGSLLKQYLEAKKFETDLFIDGDEAYKAYMKKKYDLCILDVMMPKKDGFELAKNIKSMNKDIPVIFLTAKVLKEDVLKGFKIGADDYITKPFNMEELLYRIEAVMRRTGRDTTGEQKIFQIGLVIFDSNTQILKINEKKISKLTSKESDLLKLLCQHQNSLMRRDSALKVVWGGDNYFNARSMDVYITKLRKLLQADPRIKIINKHGVGYKLIVEED
- a CDS encoding HAMP domain-containing histidine kinase translates to MRKKYISLLTGIMTATVALLILVQAAWIENAMIIEEQKFTESVNKALFEVVKTAEEREALLQITQSSVPFSKDNTGLPGSKFLFEENFVEDNDFVENGTTQNQPSIYYLQGDSLYRIDAETQDSLGSYDEFTQEDLKERIIANISKKTIFIQDILNRMISGETKIEKRLDAVQIEQVILNSFKKNNIKQSYFFGVKDEMNEYRIKSKGFSLDYVKQTYEIQLFPNDILSSRYFLVVYFKAGNKILPNNIPREMIISIIITIIITITFSLIIYLILKQRKLSELKNDFINNMTHELKTPVSTISLASQMLSDNSINIDKDEILSVTKIIGDESKRLEFQIEKVLQISLFEKGNIHYNIQDVDIHNIIKQAVLITDIKVKTKGGEILTDLRADHYNIKGDKLHLTNIFFNLLDNAVKYSKDNIPPRIKVSSKTNGEFILIIISDNGVGISKEGQKKIFNKFYRVPTGNIHDVKGFGLGLSYVKRIIDEHNGSISVKSELGAGTSFILNLPLNEIIE
- the tgt gene encoding tRNA guanosine(34) transglycosylase Tgt, whose amino-acid sequence is MKFEILNKDKKSSAKTGIISTDHGKIETPIFMPVGTIGSVKAVHQRELEEDIKAQIILGNTYHLYLRPGIDILEQAGGLHKFISWDKPILTDSGGYQVFSLSEIRKIKEEGVTFRSHIDGSKHLFTPENVVDTQRSIGADIIMALDECLPYPSDYKYAKDSMHLTHRWLKRGIKRFDETEGKYGYKQAYFPILQGGTYKDLRIQSAETIASFEREGNAIGGLSVGEPTEIMYEMLEVVNNILPEDKPRYLMGVGTPENILEGIALGTDMFDCVMPTRNGRNGMLFTWEGRINIKNKKWENDFSPIDENGTSFVDTYYSKAYLRHLMKSEERLAAQIASIHNLAFYLDLVRVAREKIIKGTFTDWKNIIVKQLAQRL
- a CDS encoding rhomboid family intramembrane serine protease, yielding MNKSEKKRLKFSLIPPVFFLLIMWVVKILEYSFDNNWFVYGIFPLKVKNLTGILFSPFLHGDFDHLISNSIPFLFLGTALFYFYRKFAYKVFFFIYLLSGFWVWIAAREVYHIGASGMVYGLASFLFFSGLIHKNRALASLSLIIVFLYGSMIWGVLPIFEGMSWESHLFGAVTGLILSLGFARKQTFINPIETETFDELDEFSEPSISDDDYTKIHYFYTEEE
- a CDS encoding PorT family protein, yielding MKKLFLLSVAVLFVFTMSAQKIGVKVGYGMSGYLTNYWVPDGYKLANGFNAGLVGEYGLSDLLNLRLDIGYTQLGVDFYSDEDDMTIDMKTNVDYLNVGVSAKAGFGPAYVFVGPYFGYALSCKTNGEMTVGDETTVFDEEDNFADFEDGTENDMFNKVDFGLNLGVGTSFSGVFVEANVGMGLANFINTSSDLYSGPDTYPDNEDGDPISGDASSKNIFFGLSVGYLFGF
- a CDS encoding PorT family protein is translated as MKKLFLLSIAVLFAFTMNAQKIGVKVGYGMSDCLTNYWMPDGYKMANGFNAGLVGEYGLSDLLSLRLDIGYNQLGTDYYDEEDDMTVEMKTNIDYLNVGVSAKAGFGPAYVFVGPYFGYALSCKTNGEMTVGDETTVFDEEDNFADFEDGTENDMFNKVDFGLNLGVGTSFSGVFVEANVGMGLANFINTSSDLYSGPDTYPDNEDGDPISGDASSKNIFFGLSVGYLFGF